The following are encoded together in the Planococcus antarcticus DSM 14505 genome:
- a CDS encoding GNAT family N-acetyltransferase, with the protein MKITKQEVAEDRDFIRKKVIEHNVASLPGEVKSKFEQMSFIVRNEAGEIIGGLTTTGFWRQLHIDFLWVDPTARGQGIAEKLMVQTEAYARTENYRLMIVDSFSFQAPEFYKKQGFSEFGLINNHPEGHSHHYFEKWLTE; encoded by the coding sequence ATGAAAATCACTAAACAAGAAGTGGCGGAGGATCGCGACTTTATCCGGAAAAAGGTCATCGAACACAATGTTGCCAGTTTACCCGGAGAAGTAAAATCTAAATTCGAACAAATGAGCTTTATCGTCCGTAATGAAGCGGGGGAAATCATAGGAGGATTAACGACCACGGGTTTTTGGCGGCAGCTTCATATCGATTTTCTTTGGGTGGATCCGACAGCCAGAGGCCAAGGCATTGCGGAAAAGCTGATGGTTCAAACAGAAGCTTACGCACGTACTGAAAACTACCGACTGATGATAGTTGACAGCTTTAGTTTTCAAGCTCCGGAATTCTATAAAAAGCAGGGCTTCTCGGAATTCGGCTTAATTAATAATCACCCTGAAGGCCATAGCCATCATTATTTCGAAAAATGGCTAACAGAGTAA
- a CDS encoding nucleotide excision repair endonuclease, with protein sequence MINIQPPKADVTITQRKQEITGDEAVIKPLFGFIDLHDIPRDKGGIIQFFNHSGELLFVGKARKLRQRVKKHFEDSVSPLKNHREEVYRITVSIIEDPMERDIYETYLINTQKAKYNVDKVFYQEQQ encoded by the coding sequence ATGATTAATATTCAACCACCCAAAGCGGATGTGACGATTACACAGCGCAAACAGGAAATTACAGGTGACGAAGCCGTCATTAAACCGTTATTCGGCTTTATCGATTTGCACGATATTCCACGCGATAAAGGCGGTATCATTCAATTCTTCAACCATAGCGGCGAGCTATTGTTTGTTGGAAAAGCCCGTAAACTTCGTCAGCGTGTGAAAAAGCATTTCGAGGATTCGGTATCTCCGTTGAAAAACCATCGCGAAGAAGTATACCGCATTACGGTTTCCATCATCGAAGATCCGATGGAACGCGATATTTACGAAACGTATTTGATTAACACACAAAAAGCCAAATACAATGTTGATAAAGTATTTTATCAGGAACAACAATAA
- a CDS encoding SDR family oxidoreductase — translation MNVLVIGANGQVGRNVVKELAASNHEATAMVRKQEQVDKMKELGASKVVLADLEKDFSDAFEGVDAVIFAAGSGPSTGADKTLTIDLWGSVKAAQYAQEKGVKRFVQLGSVGSNDPDAGGEAMKPYLVAKRTADELLQATNLDYTIVRPGALSDEDKSEKIEVSLKGFSSLEGRSIPRADVAHVLVDVLDRNNTYNKVFEVLQGDQPASEQLNSL, via the coding sequence ATGAACGTATTAGTTATTGGAGCAAACGGTCAAGTCGGTCGCAACGTTGTCAAAGAATTAGCAGCATCAAACCATGAAGCAACTGCCATGGTCCGCAAACAAGAACAGGTAGATAAGATGAAAGAACTTGGAGCTTCCAAAGTAGTACTGGCAGACCTTGAAAAAGATTTCAGCGATGCCTTCGAAGGCGTAGACGCTGTCATTTTCGCTGCAGGCTCTGGACCTTCAACAGGAGCTGACAAGACTTTAACCATCGATTTATGGGGCTCAGTCAAAGCGGCTCAATACGCGCAGGAAAAAGGCGTCAAACGCTTTGTACAATTGGGATCGGTGGGATCAAATGACCCTGATGCCGGCGGCGAAGCGATGAAGCCTTATCTTGTAGCCAAACGCACAGCAGATGAATTGCTTCAGGCAACCAATTTGGATTATACAATTGTCCGCCCCGGAGCGCTGTCAGACGAAGACAAGTCCGAGAAAATTGAAGTATCTCTAAAAGGCTTCTCCTCATTGGAAGGAAGATCCATTCCAAGAGCAGATGTAGCACATGTCCTAGTTGACGTGCTTGACCGCAACAATACTTACAACAAAGTATTCGAAGTGCTACAAGGCGATCAGCCGGCCAGTGAACAATTGAATTCCTTATAG
- a CDS encoding DUF6509 family protein: MQITDYVFHKINDPTGIMVGDRYEFLLNVEVDEDDELYTESGLELRVIIAAEETGARIAHYNFIDKQTRGALEFGLEDEEEEEILAYCSEKLA; this comes from the coding sequence ATGCAAATTACAGATTATGTGTTTCACAAAATTAACGATCCTACGGGCATTATGGTAGGCGATCGTTACGAGTTTTTGTTAAATGTTGAAGTTGATGAAGATGACGAACTGTATACTGAAAGCGGCTTGGAACTGCGCGTTATTATTGCTGCAGAAGAAACCGGAGCCCGCATAGCGCATTACAACTTTATCGACAAGCAAACAAGAGGCGCACTTGAATTTGGACTTGAAGATGAGGAAGAAGAAGAAATCCTTGCTTATTGTTCAGAAAAACTAGCCTAA
- a CDS encoding SurA N-terminal domain-containing protein: protein MIKKMKFAFTPFLLLLTLGACSDNEDTTPEETTEPETTEEVAGETAPAESSLELPAQEEVVVVVDGEEISGNVYNSVARQLETTLAAQGHATSDETAEMVKEQAMSVLVGNKVILNDAEQKGYVANEDTVKERLEELKGQFETAEGIDEALKETGFILEDTEVQLREQLVYEEYVAEEIKADRVTDEEVKEAYEGFVETSEKEAPAFEEMEPTIRQSLEQQKTQDAVFTRIEKLKESAEVEVKI, encoded by the coding sequence ATGATCAAAAAAATGAAATTCGCATTCACCCCTTTTCTTCTATTACTGACGCTAGGCGCATGCTCTGATAATGAAGACACAACACCTGAAGAAACTACAGAACCCGAAACGACCGAGGAAGTTGCCGGTGAGACAGCCCCTGCGGAATCCTCCCTGGAATTGCCTGCTCAAGAAGAAGTGGTAGTCGTTGTGGACGGAGAAGAAATTTCAGGAAATGTCTACAATAGCGTAGCACGGCAGCTGGAAACTACATTGGCTGCTCAAGGACATGCAACATCGGATGAAACTGCCGAGATGGTGAAAGAGCAAGCAATGTCCGTGTTGGTGGGCAATAAAGTGATCTTGAATGATGCAGAGCAAAAGGGCTACGTGGCCAACGAAGACACGGTCAAAGAACGCTTGGAAGAATTGAAAGGCCAGTTTGAGACGGCAGAAGGAATAGACGAAGCATTAAAGGAAACCGGATTTATACTGGAGGATACGGAAGTACAGCTCCGAGAGCAACTAGTATATGAAGAGTATGTTGCAGAAGAAATAAAAGCCGATAGAGTGACCGATGAAGAAGTAAAAGAAGCTTACGAAGGCTTTGTTGAAACTTCTGAAAAAGAAGCTCCTGCCTTTGAAGAAATGGAGCCGACTATTCGTCAGTCACTCGAGCAGCAAAAAACACAGGATGCGGTATTCACTCGCATCGAAAAGCTGAAAGAATCAGCTGAAGTTGAAGTCAAGATTTAA
- the hisC gene encoding histidinol-phosphate transaminase — translation MTSSSNIKARKTLDKIQPYSPGKPIWEVQKELGLDRVIKLASNENPLGPSPKALVAIQNGLAELNRYPDADASALKKAIAKEFHVNPQQVIPTNGADELITLISEAFLEEGDEVIVPSPSFSEYDFGAHIMGATVVPVKFSEGFEFNVDAMIAAVTDKTKIIYICTPNNPTGTYMTKSDLDKLVKAIDDVLVVIDAAYDHFADATDYTNGIEYINAGYPVLTLETFSKIYGIAGVRVGFGIASESIIQSILKVKEPFNVNTLAQIAATAAIEDAEHVKTSQETNKAGRKQLYKAFDELGLAYIESMANFVLVQIGEDGEKLYTELMAKGVIVRHGKIWGLPDYVRVSVGTPEENQFFIDALTGLLVKQA, via the coding sequence ATGACAAGCTCAAGCAATATTAAAGCGCGCAAAACATTAGACAAAATTCAGCCTTATTCTCCCGGAAAACCAATTTGGGAAGTACAGAAAGAATTGGGATTGGACCGTGTCATTAAACTGGCCTCCAATGAAAATCCATTGGGGCCGTCCCCTAAAGCCTTAGTTGCTATCCAAAATGGGTTAGCGGAATTGAACCGCTATCCGGATGCAGATGCCAGCGCATTGAAAAAAGCAATTGCTAAGGAATTTCATGTGAACCCGCAGCAGGTCATTCCAACAAATGGAGCGGACGAACTGATCACACTGATTTCTGAAGCTTTTCTTGAAGAAGGAGACGAAGTGATTGTACCGTCTCCATCGTTCAGCGAATACGATTTTGGCGCACATATTATGGGGGCAACGGTGGTCCCAGTAAAATTCTCAGAAGGCTTCGAATTCAATGTGGATGCGATGATTGCCGCTGTTACGGATAAAACCAAAATTATTTATATCTGTACACCGAATAATCCGACAGGTACGTATATGACCAAATCGGATTTGGATAAATTAGTGAAAGCAATTGATGATGTATTAGTAGTTATCGATGCTGCTTACGATCATTTTGCAGACGCGACCGATTATACCAATGGCATCGAATACATCAACGCAGGGTATCCAGTTCTGACGCTGGAGACTTTCTCGAAAATTTACGGCATTGCCGGAGTACGTGTTGGTTTTGGTATCGCCTCTGAGTCGATTATTCAATCGATCTTAAAAGTAAAAGAGCCATTCAACGTTAATACTTTAGCACAAATTGCAGCAACAGCAGCTATTGAAGATGCTGAGCACGTAAAGACTTCGCAGGAAACCAATAAAGCCGGCCGTAAACAATTATACAAGGCCTTTGATGAACTGGGATTAGCGTACATCGAAAGCATGGCCAACTTCGTATTAGTGCAAATAGGTGAAGATGGTGAAAAGCTGTACACGGAGCTAATGGCGAAAGGTGTAATTGTCCGTCACGGGAAAATTTGGGGGTTACCTGATTATGTGCGGGTTTCTGTCGGAACACCGGAGGAAAATCAATTCTTCATTGATGCCTTAACTGGATTATTGGTCAAACAAGCTTGA
- a CDS encoding YwaF family protein: METWFAATSTHSFNPFSLNHMLALVIAGAGIIVLVSAKERLREKKQLFQWLRWSLLSILFISEFSYHYWAITNGVWSFSGRMPLHLCGVASIAAMIGLLTMRPLWIQLSFYIGIVPAILALITPELPFDYQHFRFWKFFVHHTAIPWACLFLALCRPDAITLRSVFSVYTLLLAYAALIGFWVNPSIDSNYLYLMQRPTTTSPLDFFGDGIWYYINLCLTALLLFLGQYLLFRKFFKSP, encoded by the coding sequence ATGGAAACTTGGTTTGCTGCGACATCCACCCATTCTTTCAATCCCTTTTCCTTGAACCACATGCTGGCATTGGTCATTGCTGGTGCGGGAATTATTGTACTCGTCTCTGCGAAAGAGCGATTGAGAGAAAAGAAGCAACTATTTCAATGGCTGCGCTGGTCGCTACTGTCTATTCTTTTCATTTCGGAATTTTCCTATCATTACTGGGCCATTACAAATGGGGTATGGAGTTTCAGTGGACGGATGCCTCTTCACTTATGCGGAGTGGCTTCTATTGCTGCCATGATCGGTCTGCTAACCATGCGTCCCCTATGGATTCAACTTTCTTTTTACATCGGCATTGTGCCTGCTATCTTGGCTTTGATTACTCCAGAACTGCCATTTGACTATCAACATTTCCGTTTCTGGAAATTCTTTGTGCACCATACAGCAATTCCTTGGGCCTGCTTATTTTTGGCATTATGCCGACCTGACGCCATTACTTTGCGCTCCGTTTTTTCCGTCTATACGCTGTTGCTTGCTTATGCAGCGCTTATCGGCTTCTGGGTCAACCCATCAATTGACTCCAATTATCTTTATTTGATGCAGCGTCCGACAACCACTTCCCCGCTGGATTTCTTTGGTGATGGCATTTGGTATTACATCAACCTTTGTCTGACAGCCTTGTTGTTGTTTTTAGGTCAATATCTGCTGTTCCGAAAGTTCTTTAAAAGCCCTTAG
- a CDS encoding 5' nucleotidase, NT5C type has translation MKFGFDIDDTLINLREYAFHYYQEQLDKRVDIDIFHALKRVEIHEAFGLSDEEGKDMWNSSLDFLYFTNCPIYPGALKLLKQLASDGHEIFYITSRPPEHTENTFNWLIEQGFPVQKEHFFCGMKDLEKAGIIKNLQLDYYVDDKPAVLDTLTNAPVTVIVKDQSYNRHLDLPRVKDWNQLGDLINSEMK, from the coding sequence ATGAAATTCGGTTTTGACATAGACGATACACTGATCAATTTGCGTGAATACGCGTTTCATTATTACCAAGAGCAACTGGACAAACGCGTGGACATCGACATTTTCCATGCTTTGAAACGCGTTGAAATACATGAGGCATTCGGATTAAGCGATGAAGAAGGAAAAGACATGTGGAATTCCTCTTTAGATTTTTTGTATTTCACCAACTGCCCTATATATCCCGGTGCCCTCAAACTCTTGAAGCAACTCGCGTCGGATGGCCACGAAATCTTCTATATAACGTCGCGTCCACCAGAGCATACTGAGAATACCTTCAACTGGTTGATCGAACAGGGTTTCCCTGTCCAAAAAGAGCACTTTTTCTGCGGCATGAAAGATTTGGAAAAGGCAGGCATCATCAAAAACCTGCAACTGGATTATTATGTTGATGACAAGCCGGCTGTTTTGGATACTTTAACGAACGCTCCAGTAACAGTAATCGTCAAAGATCAATCCTATAACCGTCATCTTGATTTGCCGCGCGTTAAGGACTGGAACCAATTAGGTGATCTGATTAATAGCGAAATGAAGTGA
- the ribD gene encoding bifunctional diaminohydroxyphosphoribosylaminopyrimidine deaminase/5-amino-6-(5-phosphoribosylamino)uracil reductase RibD, translated as MSSHEFYMDLALSNAKNLKGQTDPNPLVGSVIVNDNRIVGIGTHLKAGEPHAEIHALRMAADMSRGATIYVTLEPCSHFGRTGPCAQAIITAGIKKVVVATLDPNPLVSGNGVRMLEEAGIEVIVSVREEESRKMNEVFNKFIVDKTPFVTLKAASTLDGKIATHSLDSKWITSEEARLDVHLLRSQHMAILVGVGTVIEDDPELTARIPNGRNPLRLVLDSTLRIPLDSKLVTDGIADTWIFTSRNHTNEKRKALENLGISIYETNKDTQVDVFDVVRILGEKGISSLFIEGGGTINAAFLENGLIDKVVFYFAPKLVGGKLAPTFVEGTGIEWMKDAINLRDGEFSKIGKDFKFTGYPEKGGNTR; from the coding sequence ATGTCAAGCCATGAATTTTATATGGACCTCGCACTCAGCAATGCCAAAAACCTGAAAGGCCAGACAGACCCAAACCCACTGGTCGGTTCGGTTATCGTCAATGACAATCGAATTGTCGGCATCGGCACCCACTTAAAAGCCGGCGAACCCCATGCTGAAATCCATGCGCTTCGCATGGCAGCTGACATGAGCCGCGGTGCGACCATTTATGTAACGCTCGAGCCCTGCTCACACTTTGGTCGGACTGGCCCCTGTGCACAAGCCATCATTACCGCCGGCATCAAAAAAGTTGTCGTGGCTACTTTGGATCCTAATCCACTTGTCTCTGGAAACGGTGTCCGTATGCTTGAAGAAGCCGGCATTGAAGTAATCGTCAGTGTGCGCGAAGAAGAGTCACGGAAAATGAACGAAGTGTTCAATAAATTCATCGTCGACAAAACTCCTTTTGTCACCTTGAAAGCTGCATCTACACTTGATGGAAAAATTGCTACTCATTCTCTCGACAGCAAATGGATTACTTCTGAAGAAGCTCGATTGGATGTTCATTTACTGCGCAGTCAGCATATGGCCATACTGGTGGGCGTTGGAACGGTTATTGAAGATGATCCTGAATTGACGGCACGTATTCCAAATGGTCGAAATCCGCTTCGTCTTGTGTTAGATTCCACGCTACGCATTCCGCTTGACTCAAAGCTTGTGACAGATGGAATCGCGGATACTTGGATCTTTACAAGTCGAAATCACACTAACGAGAAACGGAAAGCCTTAGAAAATTTGGGGATTTCCATTTACGAAACTAACAAAGATACTCAAGTAGACGTATTCGACGTTGTTCGCATACTTGGTGAAAAAGGAATTTCTTCGCTTTTTATTGAAGGTGGCGGCACCATCAATGCGGCATTTTTAGAAAATGGCTTGATTGATAAAGTGGTATTTTACTTTGCCCCTAAATTGGTTGGTGGGAAACTCGCGCCTACTTTCGTTGAAGGAACTGGTATTGAGTGGATGAAAGACGCCATCAATCTTCGTGACGGTGAATTCAGCAAAATTGGCAAAGACTTTAAGTTTACAGGCTATCCCGAAAAGGGAGGTAACACTAGATGA
- a CDS encoding GTP cyclohydrolase II yields MSDVKLDSKVFAILKEKIQMIQTEEGAVYLVGPIRLPVNLYDETFIFNWYCWLSLDEVTEDYESIIGKLNSANLAEYQQSSVLVYGDFENDSDALIRMHSICHTGDIFGSKRCDCGYQLKQSMKRITDHGTGALFYLANHEGRGIGLFSKAMAYVLQENGYDTVEANEQLGYVDDSRRYGDAIAVLQALRTKPVTLMTNNPKKMDAIEKAGLQITSRVSLWGDESEYNSNYLQTKIDRSGHLRDEEEIMHVKP; encoded by the coding sequence ATGTCAGACGTGAAGTTAGATTCAAAAGTATTCGCCATCTTAAAAGAAAAAATTCAAATGATACAAACTGAAGAAGGCGCCGTTTACCTAGTCGGACCCATTCGGCTGCCTGTGAACTTATATGACGAAACTTTTATATTTAATTGGTATTGCTGGTTAAGCCTTGATGAGGTTACTGAAGACTATGAAAGCATCATCGGAAAACTCAACTCTGCAAACCTTGCGGAGTACCAGCAATCCAGCGTTCTCGTTTACGGTGATTTTGAAAACGATTCAGATGCACTGATCCGCATGCATTCCATCTGCCACACAGGCGATATTTTCGGTAGCAAACGCTGCGATTGTGGTTACCAATTAAAACAATCCATGAAGCGAATTACTGATCACGGTACCGGTGCGTTGTTTTATTTAGCGAATCATGAAGGACGCGGAATTGGCCTCTTCAGCAAAGCCATGGCGTATGTATTGCAGGAAAACGGTTATGATACAGTTGAAGCCAACGAACAGTTAGGCTATGTAGATGATTCCAGAAGGTACGGAGATGCTATCGCTGTGCTGCAGGCACTGCGCACCAAGCCAGTCACATTGATGACCAATAATCCCAAAAAAATGGATGCCATTGAAAAAGCTGGGCTCCAAATTACTTCAAGAGTCTCTTTATGGGGTGACGAATCCGAATACAACTCCAACTACCTGCAGACCAAAATTGACCGCTCAGGGCATCTCAGAGACGAGGAGGAGATTATGCATGTCAAGCCATGA
- a CDS encoding ferritin — MLSEKLTNALNDQFNNELQASHAYTAMAAYFSKKGFHGFANFYLIQSKEEHYHAMKFYNYLVMMDEKPVLQALTEPKNHFVSALDVLENSLSQEKGVTSNIYALVTLADELQEHATLSFLDWFIEEQMEEEKSFRDIIARVRAIEEGGEYFLKMDDEFAQRKLEA; from the coding sequence ATGTTATCAGAAAAACTAACGAACGCATTGAACGATCAATTTAACAATGAATTACAAGCTTCACATGCTTATACCGCAATGGCAGCGTATTTTTCGAAAAAAGGTTTTCATGGTTTTGCGAACTTTTATTTAATCCAGTCAAAAGAAGAGCATTATCATGCAATGAAATTCTATAATTACCTGGTGATGATGGATGAAAAACCAGTTCTGCAAGCTTTGACTGAACCGAAAAATCATTTTGTCAGCGCCTTGGATGTTCTTGAAAACTCATTGTCGCAAGAGAAAGGTGTAACCAGCAATATTTATGCACTGGTGACATTAGCTGATGAGCTTCAAGAACATGCGACGCTGTCCTTCCTGGATTGGTTTATCGAAGAACAAATGGAAGAAGAAAAATCATTCCGCGATATCATTGCGAGAGTGAGAGCCATTGAAGAAGGCGGCGAGTACTTCCTGAAAATGGATGATGAGTTCGCACAACGCAAACTAGAAGCGTAA
- a CDS encoding ABC transporter ATP-binding protein, with amino-acid sequence MSVRYKPAIHFNHVDFSFSKTPILKGITGSFPEGKITTLVGPSGAGKTTLLKLCNGLLSAQSGEVYIKDQPIESYEPVELRRSVGIALQSAPMITGSVYENLSLPLELQGESLSKAEAVELLEDVGLEEELMERKVKDLSGGQRQKVSIARTLVNKPAVLLLDEITSSLDRTSLREIEELIVKINRKYGTAIIWITHNLQQALEIGDYTWVMMDGEVVETGESDLLNDPVNDKVRQFVTGEAE; translated from the coding sequence ATGTCTGTAAGGTATAAACCGGCTATCCATTTTAATCATGTAGATTTTTCGTTTTCGAAAACACCTATTTTAAAAGGCATTACTGGTTCTTTTCCAGAAGGGAAAATCACGACACTGGTTGGTCCGTCAGGGGCTGGGAAGACGACACTTTTAAAATTGTGCAATGGGCTATTATCGGCACAATCAGGAGAAGTTTATATTAAAGATCAGCCGATTGAAAGCTATGAGCCAGTTGAACTACGTCGCTCTGTTGGCATAGCACTTCAAAGTGCGCCAATGATTACGGGCAGCGTCTACGAAAATTTAAGCTTGCCGCTGGAACTTCAAGGAGAATCTCTATCGAAAGCTGAAGCGGTCGAATTATTGGAGGATGTTGGACTGGAAGAAGAGCTGATGGAGCGGAAAGTCAAAGACTTGTCCGGTGGTCAGCGCCAAAAAGTCTCCATCGCCCGGACACTCGTCAATAAACCGGCCGTTTTATTGCTCGACGAAATCACCTCTTCTTTAGATCGCACGTCTTTGAGGGAAATTGAAGAATTGATCGTCAAAATCAATCGGAAATACGGCACTGCCATCATCTGGATTACGCATAATCTGCAACAAGCGCTTGAAATCGGTGATTATACGTGGGTGATGATGGACGGCGAAGTGGTCGAAACGGGCGAAAGTGATTTGCTCAATGATCCGGTAAATGACAAAGTTAGACAGTTTGTTACGGGGGAGGCCGAATGA
- a CDS encoding ABC transporter permease, whose product MSYLTLSITLIFVAIPLVLSKTLNLGLERDTIVATLRSIVQLLAVGYVLKFVFDSESLIYIFLMVGLMIAAATHNAQKKGAAIQGITSKVAATLIVVEVLTQGILLGFNITPATAQYIIPISGMVIGNSMVLSILFLNRFTAEVESNQDQTELILSLGGTPKQAIHRQLITSIKASMIPTIESQKTVGLVQLPGMMSGQIIAGADPIQAVQFQLLIMFLLLTTAAVTSVMLGFLSYPTLFNQRMQLITKELS is encoded by the coding sequence ATGAGCTACTTAACCTTATCCATCACCCTCATTTTTGTAGCAATTCCTCTCGTATTGTCCAAAACCTTAAATCTCGGCTTAGAACGGGATACAATTGTTGCAACTTTACGTTCGATTGTTCAGTTGCTAGCGGTCGGCTATGTATTGAAATTTGTTTTTGATTCGGAAAGCCTAATCTATATTTTCCTGATGGTCGGTTTGATGATTGCAGCAGCTACGCATAACGCACAGAAAAAAGGAGCAGCCATTCAGGGAATTACCTCGAAAGTGGCAGCTACACTGATAGTTGTGGAGGTATTGACGCAAGGCATCTTGCTCGGCTTTAATATTACGCCAGCAACAGCCCAATACATTATTCCCATCAGCGGGATGGTTATTGGAAATTCAATGGTGTTATCGATTTTGTTCCTGAATCGTTTTACAGCAGAAGTCGAGTCAAACCAAGACCAAACAGAGCTGATCTTGTCGCTCGGTGGAACGCCTAAACAGGCCATCCACCGACAATTAATCACGTCGATAAAAGCCAGCATGATTCCGACAATAGAAAGTCAGAAAACTGTTGGACTCGTTCAGTTACCAGGAATGATGAGTGGGCAAATCATTGCGGGAGCAGACCCGATTCAAGCCGTTCAATTCCAACTTCTCATCATGTTCCTATTACTGACAACAGCCGCTGTGACCAGTGTCATGCTCGGCTTCTTATCTTATCCAACTCTATTCAACCAGCGAATGCAATTAATCACGAAAGAACTTAGTTAA
- a CDS encoding saccharopine dehydrogenase family protein, with protein MKKWMIYGTTGYTGELIAREAVNRGMSPVLGGRNADKIRPLAEELSLEFQAFPLDKHAAAQLEDIDLVLHCAGPFQVTSEPMIQACLLAKTHYLDITGEISVFEWTHSLHARAAEKEVILCSGVGFDVIPTDCTALKLKEEMPDAIELALGFDSDSGISPGTFKTMIQGLGSGSMHREDGILKAVPIGRQHRTIDFGRGSRSAMGIPWGDVSTAFYTTGIPNISAWIPMPKPQVYSARLMGAAGPLLATDWMKEKLEKQVEKRVKGPDSEVRANSPAYIWGEAKNQEGVIKVARIRTANVYDLTVYGSLEIVRRLLIEKVEGGYYTPAGLFGSVLVESLPDSGTFEIDTFYPR; from the coding sequence ATGAAAAAATGGATGATTTACGGAACAACTGGCTACACGGGTGAATTGATTGCCAGAGAAGCGGTTAATAGAGGTATGTCTCCTGTACTTGGAGGTCGCAATGCCGATAAAATCCGACCATTGGCTGAAGAATTGTCACTGGAATTCCAAGCCTTTCCGTTAGATAAACACGCAGCAGCACAACTAGAAGATATCGATCTGGTCCTCCACTGTGCTGGTCCTTTTCAAGTAACTAGCGAACCCATGATTCAAGCATGTTTGTTAGCAAAAACACATTACTTGGACATTACAGGAGAAATTTCTGTATTCGAATGGACTCATTCCCTGCATGCTCGAGCTGCTGAAAAAGAAGTCATTCTGTGTTCCGGAGTCGGCTTTGATGTGATCCCGACCGACTGCACCGCTTTAAAATTGAAAGAAGAAATGCCTGACGCAATTGAGCTGGCACTTGGTTTTGATTCAGATTCAGGCATTTCACCAGGTACGTTCAAAACCATGATCCAAGGTCTGGGCTCAGGCAGCATGCACAGGGAAGATGGAATCTTAAAGGCTGTTCCAATCGGACGTCAGCACCGGACCATCGATTTTGGGCGCGGTTCACGTTCCGCCATGGGAATTCCTTGGGGCGATGTTTCAACCGCATTCTACACGACTGGTATTCCGAATATTTCTGCCTGGATTCCGATGCCAAAACCTCAAGTTTACAGCGCACGTTTGATGGGCGCAGCGGGTCCCTTGCTGGCGACAGATTGGATGAAAGAAAAACTGGAAAAGCAAGTAGAAAAACGGGTGAAGGGTCCAGACAGCGAAGTTCGAGCTAATTCCCCGGCCTATATTTGGGGAGAAGCAAAAAATCAGGAAGGCGTCATCAAAGTCGCCCGCATTCGAACCGCCAACGTCTATGATCTGACAGTCTATGGTTCTCTCGAGATTGTCCGTCGTCTACTGATTGAAAAAGTCGAAGGCGGATACTATACACCCGCAGGCCTGTTCGGCTCCGTTTTGGTGGAAAGCTTACCTGATTCGGGTACCTTTGAAATCGATACTTTTTATCCCCGGTAA
- a CDS encoding DUF485 domain-containing protein yields the protein MTKVTTGNGIQSGKNGKEPFHERLPDGIPDFEKIENSSSFRELMRRKKRFLIPTTILFLGLYLLFNIVISYTDWLNATFIGDITWVWVFAFGLFAMTWILVTIYMKRAAKFDEMAKNTLKEFEYDEEETK from the coding sequence ATGACGAAGGTCACCACAGGAAACGGAATCCAGAGTGGAAAAAACGGTAAAGAGCCCTTTCATGAAAGGCTTCCGGATGGAATACCTGATTTTGAAAAGATAGAAAATTCATCAAGCTTCAGAGAATTGATGAGGAGAAAAAAGCGCTTTTTGATTCCGACAACGATTCTATTTTTAGGTCTTTATCTCTTATTTAATATCGTAATTTCTTATACAGACTGGTTAAATGCCACTTTTATTGGAGATATCACGTGGGTGTGGGTATTCGCTTTCGGACTGTTCGCGATGACGTGGATTCTTGTGACTATTTATATGAAACGCGCTGCAAAATTCGATGAAATGGCTAAGAACACGTTAAAGGAATTTGAATATGACGAGGAGGAAACTAAATGA